From one Eulemur rufifrons isolate Redbay chromosome 23, OSU_ERuf_1, whole genome shotgun sequence genomic stretch:
- the CTU2 gene encoding cytoplasmic tRNA 2-thiolation protein 2 isoform X3, whose protein sequence is MCQVGEDYGEPATEEPPPAPRPGREQKCVKCKEGRPVVVIRAGDAFCRDCFKTFYVHKFRAMLGKNRLIFPGEKVLLAWSGGPSSSSMVWQVLEGLSQDSAKRLRFVPGVIYVDEGAACGQSAEDRAKTLAEVQLVLQTFGLPWHLVTLEEVFGLPPAVLCCSVAEPAGAEGAYKAAVDSFLRQQHVPQAEGAQDGSSPPQVQGPLCQPHMQKPLGPPSPAGSPAAAQTEALSRLFHSVKTLTAKEELLQTLRSHLILHVARAHGYSKVMTGESCTRLAVKLMTNLALGRGAFLAWDTGFSDERHGDVVVVRPMRDHTLKEVAFYNRLFVVPSVFTPAIDTKAPEKASIHRLMEAFLLRLQTQFPSTVSTVYRTSEKLAKAPRDSRAAGPRCLLCKCMLDVDDADSATAFGAQTVSHLSQMQPPTALAEAGTPPAPCCGGICGRESPRVCVIEQLCYGCRVNMRDLPSLDPLPSYILAEAQLRSQRAPVLQEVQEYLILDSDGEAAES, encoded by the exons ATGTGCCAGGTGGGCGAGGACTACGGGGAGCCGGCGACCGAGGAGCCACCGCCGGCGCCGCGGCCTGG CCGGGAGCAGAAGTGTGTGAAGTGCAAGGAAGGCCGGCCGGTGGTGGTGATCCGGGCAGGAGATGCCTTCTGCAG GGACTGTTTCAAGACCTTCTACGTCCACAAGTTCAGGGCCATGCTGGGGAAGAACCGGCTCATCTTTCCGGGCGAGAAG GTGCTCTTGGCGTGGTCCGGGGGGCCTTCGTCCAGTTCCATGGTCTGGCAGGTCCTTGAG GGCCTGAGTCAAGATTCTGCCAAAAGACTGCGTTTTGTACCGGGGGTCATCTACGTTGACG AGGGAGCAGCCTGTGGCCAGAGCGCAGAGGACAGAGCCAAGACGCTGGCTGAGGTGCAGCTGGTCCTGCAGACCTTCGGACTCCCATGGCACTTGGTCACCTTAGAGGAG GTGTTTGGCCTGCCGCCGGCGGTGCTGTGCTGCTCTGTTGCGGAGCCGGCGGGGGCCGAGGGGGCCTACAAGGCGGCTGTGGACAGTTTCCTCCGGCAGCAGCATGTGCCTCAGGCTGAGGGCGCCCAGGACGGCTCCAGCCCGCCCCAGGTGCAGGGGCCACTGTGCCAGCCCCACATGCAGAAACCCCTGGGCCCTCCGAGCCCAGCAGGGTCGCCTGCAGCTGCCCAGACTGAGGCTCTGTCCAGACTGTTCCACTCGGTGAAGACGCTGACGGCCAAGGAGGAGCTTCTGCAGACCCTGCG GAGCCACCTGATCCTGCACGTGGCCCGAGCCCACGGCTACTCCAAGGTGATGACCGGGGAGAGCTGCACCCGCCTGGCCGTCAAGCTCATGACCAACCTGGCGCTGGGGAGAGGGGCCTTCCTGGCCTGGGACACG GGCTTTTCGGACGAGCGGCACGGGGACGTGGTGGTGGTGCGGCCCATGCGGGACCACACCCTGAAGGAGGTGGCCTTCTACAACCGCCTGTTTGTCGTTCCCTCTGTCTTCACGCCGGCCATCGACACCAAG GCCCCCGAGAAGGCCAGCATCCACCGGCTGATGGAAGCCTTCCTGCTGCGGCTGCAGACCCAGTTCCCCTCCACTGTCAGCACTGTGtacag gaCGAGCGAGAAGCTGGCCAAGGCACCCAGGGACAGCCGTGCTGCCGGCCCCCGCTGCCTCCTCTGCAAGTGCATGCTGGACGTCGACGATGCTG ATAGTGCCACAGCCTTTGGGGCTCAGACTGTGTCACACCTCTCCCAGATGCAGCCACCCACTGCCCTGGCTGAGGCTGGGACCCCCCCAGCACCCTGCTGCGGGGGCATCTGTGGGAG GGAGAGCCCCCGCGTCTGCGTCATCGAGCAGCTGTGCTACGGCTGCCGTGTGAACATGAGGGACCTG CCCTCCCTGGACCCCTTGCCCTCCTACATCCTGGCCGAGGCCCAGCTCCGCAGCCAGAG AGCCCCGGTCCTGCAGGAGGTCCAGGAGTATCTGATCCTGGACAGCGACGGGGAGGCCGCTGAGAGCTGA
- the CTU2 gene encoding cytoplasmic tRNA 2-thiolation protein 2 isoform X2, with product MCQVGEDYGEPATEEPPPAPRPGREQKCVKCKEGRPVVVIRAGDAFCRDCFKTFYVHKFRAMLGKNRLIFPGEKVLLAWSGGPSSSSMVWQVLEGLSQDSAKRLRFVPGVIYVDEGAACGQSAEDRAKTLAEVQLVLQTFGLPWHLVTLEEVFGLPPAVLCCSVAEPAGAEGAYKAAVDSFLRQQHVPQAEGAQDGSSPPQVQGPLCQPHMQKPLGPPSPAGSPAAAQTEALSRLFHSVKTLTAKEELLQTLRSHLILHVARAHGYSKVMTGESCTRLAVKLMTNLALGRGAFLAWDTGFSDERHGDVVVVRPMRDHTLKEVAFYNRLFVVPSVFTPAIDTKAPEKASIHRLMEAFLLRLQTQFPSTVSTVYRTSEKLAKAPRDSRAAGPRCLLCKCMLDVDDADSATAFGAQTVSHLSQMQPPTALAEAGTPPAPCCGGICGSQLCFCRESPRVCVIEQLCYGCRVNMRDLPSLDPLPSYILAEAQLRSQRAPVLQEVQEYLILDSDGEAAES from the exons ATGTGCCAGGTGGGCGAGGACTACGGGGAGCCGGCGACCGAGGAGCCACCGCCGGCGCCGCGGCCTGG CCGGGAGCAGAAGTGTGTGAAGTGCAAGGAAGGCCGGCCGGTGGTGGTGATCCGGGCAGGAGATGCCTTCTGCAG GGACTGTTTCAAGACCTTCTACGTCCACAAGTTCAGGGCCATGCTGGGGAAGAACCGGCTCATCTTTCCGGGCGAGAAG GTGCTCTTGGCGTGGTCCGGGGGGCCTTCGTCCAGTTCCATGGTCTGGCAGGTCCTTGAG GGCCTGAGTCAAGATTCTGCCAAAAGACTGCGTTTTGTACCGGGGGTCATCTACGTTGACG AGGGAGCAGCCTGTGGCCAGAGCGCAGAGGACAGAGCCAAGACGCTGGCTGAGGTGCAGCTGGTCCTGCAGACCTTCGGACTCCCATGGCACTTGGTCACCTTAGAGGAG GTGTTTGGCCTGCCGCCGGCGGTGCTGTGCTGCTCTGTTGCGGAGCCGGCGGGGGCCGAGGGGGCCTACAAGGCGGCTGTGGACAGTTTCCTCCGGCAGCAGCATGTGCCTCAGGCTGAGGGCGCCCAGGACGGCTCCAGCCCGCCCCAGGTGCAGGGGCCACTGTGCCAGCCCCACATGCAGAAACCCCTGGGCCCTCCGAGCCCAGCAGGGTCGCCTGCAGCTGCCCAGACTGAGGCTCTGTCCAGACTGTTCCACTCGGTGAAGACGCTGACGGCCAAGGAGGAGCTTCTGCAGACCCTGCG GAGCCACCTGATCCTGCACGTGGCCCGAGCCCACGGCTACTCCAAGGTGATGACCGGGGAGAGCTGCACCCGCCTGGCCGTCAAGCTCATGACCAACCTGGCGCTGGGGAGAGGGGCCTTCCTGGCCTGGGACACG GGCTTTTCGGACGAGCGGCACGGGGACGTGGTGGTGGTGCGGCCCATGCGGGACCACACCCTGAAGGAGGTGGCCTTCTACAACCGCCTGTTTGTCGTTCCCTCTGTCTTCACGCCGGCCATCGACACCAAG GCCCCCGAGAAGGCCAGCATCCACCGGCTGATGGAAGCCTTCCTGCTGCGGCTGCAGACCCAGTTCCCCTCCACTGTCAGCACTGTGtacag gaCGAGCGAGAAGCTGGCCAAGGCACCCAGGGACAGCCGTGCTGCCGGCCCCCGCTGCCTCCTCTGCAAGTGCATGCTGGACGTCGACGATGCTG ATAGTGCCACAGCCTTTGGGGCTCAGACTGTGTCACACCTCTCCCAGATGCAGCCACCCACTGCCCTGGCTGAGGCTGGGACCCCCCCAGCACCCTGCTGCGGGGGCATCTGTGGGAG CCAGCTCTGCTTCTGCAGGGAGAGCCCCCGCGTCTGCGTCATCGAGCAGCTGTGCTACGGCTGCCGTGTGAACATGAGGGACCTG CCCTCCCTGGACCCCTTGCCCTCCTACATCCTGGCCGAGGCCCAGCTCCGCAGCCAGAG AGCCCCGGTCCTGCAGGAGGTCCAGGAGTATCTGATCCTGGACAGCGACGGGGAGGCCGCTGAGAGCTGA
- the CTU2 gene encoding cytoplasmic tRNA 2-thiolation protein 2 isoform X1: MCQVGEDYGEPATEEPPPAPRPGREQKCVKCKEGRPVVVIRAGDAFCRDCFKTFYVHKFRAMLGKNRLIFPGEKVLLAWSGGPSSSSMVWQVLEGLSQDSAKRLRFVPGVIYVDEGAACGQSAEDRAKTLAEVQLVLQTFGLPWHLVTLEEVFGLPPAVLCCSVAEPAGAEGAYKAAVDSFLRQQHVPQAEGAQDGSSPPQVQGPLCQPHMQKPLGPPSPAGSPAAAQTEALSRLFHSVKTLTAKEELLQTLRSHLILHVARAHGYSKVMTGESCTRLAVKLMTNLALGRGAFLAWDTGFSDERHGDVVVVRPMRDHTLKEVAFYNRLFVVPSVFTPAIDTKAPEKASIHRLMEAFLLRLQTQFPSTVSTVYRTSEKLAKAPRDSRAAGPRCLLCKCMLDVDDADSATAFGAQTVSHLSQMQPPTALAEAGTPPAPCCGGICGSSWGGAHSQLCFCRESPRVCVIEQLCYGCRVNMRDLPSLDPLPSYILAEAQLRSQRAPVLQEVQEYLILDSDGEAAES, encoded by the exons ATGTGCCAGGTGGGCGAGGACTACGGGGAGCCGGCGACCGAGGAGCCACCGCCGGCGCCGCGGCCTGG CCGGGAGCAGAAGTGTGTGAAGTGCAAGGAAGGCCGGCCGGTGGTGGTGATCCGGGCAGGAGATGCCTTCTGCAG GGACTGTTTCAAGACCTTCTACGTCCACAAGTTCAGGGCCATGCTGGGGAAGAACCGGCTCATCTTTCCGGGCGAGAAG GTGCTCTTGGCGTGGTCCGGGGGGCCTTCGTCCAGTTCCATGGTCTGGCAGGTCCTTGAG GGCCTGAGTCAAGATTCTGCCAAAAGACTGCGTTTTGTACCGGGGGTCATCTACGTTGACG AGGGAGCAGCCTGTGGCCAGAGCGCAGAGGACAGAGCCAAGACGCTGGCTGAGGTGCAGCTGGTCCTGCAGACCTTCGGACTCCCATGGCACTTGGTCACCTTAGAGGAG GTGTTTGGCCTGCCGCCGGCGGTGCTGTGCTGCTCTGTTGCGGAGCCGGCGGGGGCCGAGGGGGCCTACAAGGCGGCTGTGGACAGTTTCCTCCGGCAGCAGCATGTGCCTCAGGCTGAGGGCGCCCAGGACGGCTCCAGCCCGCCCCAGGTGCAGGGGCCACTGTGCCAGCCCCACATGCAGAAACCCCTGGGCCCTCCGAGCCCAGCAGGGTCGCCTGCAGCTGCCCAGACTGAGGCTCTGTCCAGACTGTTCCACTCGGTGAAGACGCTGACGGCCAAGGAGGAGCTTCTGCAGACCCTGCG GAGCCACCTGATCCTGCACGTGGCCCGAGCCCACGGCTACTCCAAGGTGATGACCGGGGAGAGCTGCACCCGCCTGGCCGTCAAGCTCATGACCAACCTGGCGCTGGGGAGAGGGGCCTTCCTGGCCTGGGACACG GGCTTTTCGGACGAGCGGCACGGGGACGTGGTGGTGGTGCGGCCCATGCGGGACCACACCCTGAAGGAGGTGGCCTTCTACAACCGCCTGTTTGTCGTTCCCTCTGTCTTCACGCCGGCCATCGACACCAAG GCCCCCGAGAAGGCCAGCATCCACCGGCTGATGGAAGCCTTCCTGCTGCGGCTGCAGACCCAGTTCCCCTCCACTGTCAGCACTGTGtacag gaCGAGCGAGAAGCTGGCCAAGGCACCCAGGGACAGCCGTGCTGCCGGCCCCCGCTGCCTCCTCTGCAAGTGCATGCTGGACGTCGACGATGCTG ATAGTGCCACAGCCTTTGGGGCTCAGACTGTGTCACACCTCTCCCAGATGCAGCCACCCACTGCCCTGGCTGAGGCTGGGACCCCCCCAGCACCCTGCTGCGGGGGCATCTGTGGGAG CAGCTGGGGTGGGGCACACAGCCAGCTCTGCTTCTGCAGGGAGAGCCCCCGCGTCTGCGTCATCGAGCAGCTGTGCTACGGCTGCCGTGTGAACATGAGGGACCTG CCCTCCCTGGACCCCTTGCCCTCCTACATCCTGGCCGAGGCCCAGCTCCGCAGCCAGAG AGCCCCGGTCCTGCAGGAGGTCCAGGAGTATCTGATCCTGGACAGCGACGGGGAGGCCGCTGAGAGCTGA
- the CTU2 gene encoding cytoplasmic tRNA 2-thiolation protein 2 isoform X4, which produces MCQVGEDYGEPATEEPPPAPRPGREQKCVKCKEGRPVVVIRAGDAFCRDCFKTFYVHKFRAMLGKNRLIFPGEKVLLAWSGGPSSSSMVWQVLEGLSQDSAKRLRFVPGVIYVDEGAACGQSAEDRAKTLAEVQLVLQTFGLPWHLVTLEEVFGLPPAVLCCSVAEPAGAEGAYKAAVDSFLRQQHVPQAEGAQDGSSPPQVQGPLCQPHMQKPLGPPSPAGSPAAAQTEALSRLFHSVKTLTAKEELLQTLRSHLILHVARAHGYSKVMTGESCTRLAVKLMTNLALGRGAFLAWDTGFSDERHGDVVVVRPMRDHTLKEVAFYNRLFVVPSVFTPAIDTKAPEKASIHRLMEAFLLRLQTQFPSTVSTVYRTSEKLAKAPRDSRAAGPRCLLCKCMLDVDDADSATAFGAQTVSHLSQMQPPTALAEAGTPPAPCCGGICGSPPWTPCPPTSWPRPSSAAREPRSCRRSRSI; this is translated from the exons ATGTGCCAGGTGGGCGAGGACTACGGGGAGCCGGCGACCGAGGAGCCACCGCCGGCGCCGCGGCCTGG CCGGGAGCAGAAGTGTGTGAAGTGCAAGGAAGGCCGGCCGGTGGTGGTGATCCGGGCAGGAGATGCCTTCTGCAG GGACTGTTTCAAGACCTTCTACGTCCACAAGTTCAGGGCCATGCTGGGGAAGAACCGGCTCATCTTTCCGGGCGAGAAG GTGCTCTTGGCGTGGTCCGGGGGGCCTTCGTCCAGTTCCATGGTCTGGCAGGTCCTTGAG GGCCTGAGTCAAGATTCTGCCAAAAGACTGCGTTTTGTACCGGGGGTCATCTACGTTGACG AGGGAGCAGCCTGTGGCCAGAGCGCAGAGGACAGAGCCAAGACGCTGGCTGAGGTGCAGCTGGTCCTGCAGACCTTCGGACTCCCATGGCACTTGGTCACCTTAGAGGAG GTGTTTGGCCTGCCGCCGGCGGTGCTGTGCTGCTCTGTTGCGGAGCCGGCGGGGGCCGAGGGGGCCTACAAGGCGGCTGTGGACAGTTTCCTCCGGCAGCAGCATGTGCCTCAGGCTGAGGGCGCCCAGGACGGCTCCAGCCCGCCCCAGGTGCAGGGGCCACTGTGCCAGCCCCACATGCAGAAACCCCTGGGCCCTCCGAGCCCAGCAGGGTCGCCTGCAGCTGCCCAGACTGAGGCTCTGTCCAGACTGTTCCACTCGGTGAAGACGCTGACGGCCAAGGAGGAGCTTCTGCAGACCCTGCG GAGCCACCTGATCCTGCACGTGGCCCGAGCCCACGGCTACTCCAAGGTGATGACCGGGGAGAGCTGCACCCGCCTGGCCGTCAAGCTCATGACCAACCTGGCGCTGGGGAGAGGGGCCTTCCTGGCCTGGGACACG GGCTTTTCGGACGAGCGGCACGGGGACGTGGTGGTGGTGCGGCCCATGCGGGACCACACCCTGAAGGAGGTGGCCTTCTACAACCGCCTGTTTGTCGTTCCCTCTGTCTTCACGCCGGCCATCGACACCAAG GCCCCCGAGAAGGCCAGCATCCACCGGCTGATGGAAGCCTTCCTGCTGCGGCTGCAGACCCAGTTCCCCTCCACTGTCAGCACTGTGtacag gaCGAGCGAGAAGCTGGCCAAGGCACCCAGGGACAGCCGTGCTGCCGGCCCCCGCTGCCTCCTCTGCAAGTGCATGCTGGACGTCGACGATGCTG ATAGTGCCACAGCCTTTGGGGCTCAGACTGTGTCACACCTCTCCCAGATGCAGCCACCCACTGCCCTGGCTGAGGCTGGGACCCCCCCAGCACCCTGCTGCGGGGGCATCTGTGGGAG CCCTCCCTGGACCCCTTGCCCTCCTACATCCTGGCCGAGGCCCAGCTCCGCAGCCAGAG AGCCCCGGTCCTGCAGGAGGTCCAGGAGTATCTGA